From one Geoalkalibacter halelectricus genomic stretch:
- a CDS encoding type II secretion system F family protein, which yields MPTFKCKIGMSDGRVVEKEFESPSRQLLTESLQEQGFHVFSLRKIPLQSLRRVGALGPRFSGQRFLSFNQELLVLLRSGLPILQVLDTLMEKMEVGAVLAVLREVREDIKGGSSLSDAFEKYPRFFPYLYVASIRAGERTGDLPVTLARYLEYQRRMEAIKARIRSASFYPAFLSVVVTAVVLLLMVYVVPRFTQIYADAQVELPLLTQIVIGLADGLGRYFPLVVVGAVAAFVAGRIFARSERGGYLLDRFKLRLPFFGALLSDYSISSFCRTLSTTIAGGIPAVQAMRMSRGTLNNRVLEERLLAATRRVEEGMAISESFQKTAFFPSIALRMIGVGETTGALAEMLNEVADYYEQQVGTRLDRLTTLIEPVMMLVMGLLIGGIVVAMYFPIFQLAGTVH from the coding sequence ATGCCTACCTTCAAATGCAAAATCGGCATGAGCGACGGACGGGTGGTCGAAAAGGAGTTCGAGTCCCCCAGTCGCCAACTGCTCACGGAGAGTCTTCAGGAGCAGGGCTTTCACGTTTTTTCCCTGCGGAAAATTCCGCTCCAGTCCCTGCGCCGCGTCGGCGCCCTGGGGCCGCGCTTCTCCGGACAACGCTTTCTTTCCTTCAACCAGGAACTGCTGGTGCTGCTGCGCTCCGGGCTGCCGATTCTGCAGGTGCTCGACACCCTCATGGAGAAAATGGAAGTCGGCGCCGTGCTGGCGGTGTTGCGCGAGGTGCGCGAGGACATCAAGGGCGGCAGTTCGCTCTCGGATGCTTTTGAGAAGTATCCCCGCTTCTTTCCCTACCTTTACGTCGCCTCCATCCGCGCCGGCGAGCGCACCGGCGATTTGCCGGTCACCCTGGCGCGCTACCTGGAATACCAGCGCCGCATGGAGGCGATCAAGGCGCGGATTCGCAGCGCCTCATTTTATCCGGCATTTCTCTCGGTGGTGGTCACGGCGGTGGTGTTGCTGCTCATGGTTTACGTGGTGCCGCGGTTCACCCAGATTTATGCCGATGCCCAGGTTGAACTGCCGTTGCTGACGCAAATCGTCATCGGGCTGGCCGATGGCCTCGGGCGTTATTTTCCCCTGGTCGTTGTCGGCGCGGTGGCGGCCTTTGTCGCCGGACGGATTTTCGCGCGCTCCGAGCGCGGCGGCTATTTGCTTGATCGCTTCAAATTGCGCCTGCCGTTTTTCGGGGCGCTGTTGTCCGACTATTCCATCTCGAGCTTTTGCCGCACCCTGAGCACTACCATCGCCGGCGGCATCCCCGCAGTGCAGGCCATGCGCATGTCGCGGGGCACTCTCAACAACCGGGTACTCGAAGAGCGTCTGCTGGCCGCGACCCGCCGGGTGGAGGAGGGCATGGCGATCTCCGAGAGTTTTCAAAAAACGGCCTTTTTCCCCTCCATCGCCCTGCGCATGATCGGCGTCGGCGAAACCACCGGTGCGCTGGCCGAAATGCTCAACGAGGTCGCCGATTACTATGAGCAACAGGTCGGCACGCGTCTGGATCGCTTGACCACCCTGATCGAGCCGGTGATGATGCTGGTGATGGGGCTGCTCATCGGCGGCATCGTGGTGGCGATGTATTTCCCCATCTTCCAACTGGCCGGCACGGTTCATTAG
- the pilO gene encoding type 4a pilus biogenesis protein PilO gives MKAAVVLKALWRQNPVIPAFLAVLLVVNVLLYLSVAYVYGPRVGQLQQQLLRQQAQLRDLELRGEAQVTPRAIYRQGQQDLEAFYAAIPPREDLSRLIGELFHLAGEAGLSIERITYDPQRLREAPLLGYTLVFSVNGNYEQLKRFVFSLEHSPRIIALDEISFSGGDAARRTTTLNLRFTTYFQANDA, from the coding sequence ATGAAAGCGGCTGTGGTGCTCAAGGCCTTGTGGCGGCAGAACCCTGTGATTCCTGCTTTTCTCGCGGTGCTGCTGGTGGTCAATGTTTTGCTGTACCTGAGCGTTGCCTATGTTTACGGGCCGCGCGTCGGGCAACTCCAGCAGCAGCTTCTGCGCCAGCAGGCCCAGTTGCGCGACCTGGAGTTGCGGGGCGAGGCGCAGGTCACGCCACGCGCGATTTATCGTCAGGGACAGCAGGATCTGGAGGCTTTTTATGCTGCTATTCCGCCCCGCGAAGATCTCAGCCGCCTGATCGGTGAACTCTTCCATCTTGCCGGAGAGGCCGGGCTGAGCATCGAGCGCATCACCTACGATCCCCAGCGGCTTCGTGAGGCGCCCCTGCTTGGCTACACCCTGGTGTTTTCCGTCAATGGCAACTATGAGCAGTTGAAACGCTTCGTGTTTTCCCTCGAGCATTCGCCGCGGATCATCGCCCTGGATGAGATTTCCTTCTCCGGCGGGGATGCCGCACGCCGTACCACGACCCTCAACCTGCGCTTTACCACCTATTTCCAGGCGAACGACGCATGA
- a CDS encoding cytochrome c3 family protein — MKQRLIGLGMVLLAVMIHVAATAWAAVDPKSLGYMGGQNAHPHNLSSLNTNADGIHAPPGGEDQICKFCHTPHGASNKGPLWNRPDPLGPNFDGSFPLYGQNSGRLGEIEINEIAAAKYGGDDYPNGATRLCLSCHDGVTAIGEVLNGPPLASLTMSERGTIDLDTSHPVSFVYNEEVLAAIMTVPQKADQYQLPHPDLRMLDNQGRMQCTTCHDPHFHTKGGTYTLPMWRNYTGFDNDDYEAACAACHVGGSSSPGLIRPSGPNHPIP, encoded by the coding sequence ATGAAGCAAAGACTGATCGGTTTGGGGATGGTGCTGCTGGCGGTGATGATCCATGTCGCCGCGACTGCCTGGGCAGCCGTTGATCCCAAAAGCCTGGGGTATATGGGTGGACAGAACGCCCACCCGCACAATCTTTCCAGCCTCAACACCAATGCCGACGGCATTCATGCCCCCCCGGGCGGTGAGGACCAGATCTGCAAATTCTGCCACACTCCCCACGGCGCATCGAACAAGGGACCGCTGTGGAATCGGCCCGATCCTCTGGGGCCCAACTTTGATGGCAGTTTTCCCCTCTATGGCCAGAATTCCGGGCGACTTGGGGAGATCGAGATCAATGAGATTGCGGCCGCCAAGTACGGCGGTGATGACTACCCCAATGGCGCCACCCGGCTGTGCCTGTCCTGCCATGACGGTGTGACCGCCATCGGCGAGGTGCTCAACGGTCCACCCCTGGCCAGCCTGACCATGTCGGAGCGCGGCACCATCGACCTCGACACCTCGCATCCGGTGTCCTTCGTCTACAACGAGGAAGTGCTTGCCGCCATCATGACCGTGCCGCAAAAGGCCGATCAGTATCAACTGCCCCATCCTGACCTGCGCATGCTTGACAACCAGGGCCGCATGCAGTGCACCACCTGTCACGATCCGCATTTTCATACCAAGGGCGGCACTTATACTCTGCCCATGTGGCGAAATTATACCGGATTCGACAATGACGATTACGAGGCGGCCTGCGCGGCCTGCCATGTGGGTGGGTCGAGCAGTCCTGGACTGATTCGTCCTTCTGGACCCAACCACCCCATCCCCTGA
- a CDS encoding cytochrome c3 family protein has product MKKLLYSIPCLGLLLLLSLPSVPADASNRGSRLSGVHGEEGLLPKSCRACHRGMSMAIRGEEEVCLACHGNEGDRRQMIAGGFLRAAGIRGRMADIGAELRKTYNHPVLTVRGVHRRGETLPETDPGAPRHAECVDCHNPHHLTREEPFRGIPGKRVGSFIADVTHEYELCYRCHAESANRPARSSNKHALFRTSNPSFHPVEGEGANAYVISLREPYTARKTRPGEISTITCSSCHGSDDPQGPRGPHGSRFRGLLKRNYEMETGRPESEYAYALCYGCHNRSSILGNESFPYHAQHIQGRPGMRDSGTSCYTCHDSHGSTRYPHLIRFNEDVVRPNAAGQLRYESRGVAARHGSCMLNCHGVEHAPKSY; this is encoded by the coding sequence ATGAAAAAGTTGCTGTACTCTATTCCATGCCTGGGTTTGCTTCTCTTGCTGTCGCTGCCCTCTGTTCCTGCCGACGCCTCCAATCGCGGCAGCCGCTTGAGTGGAGTCCACGGCGAGGAGGGGCTGTTGCCCAAATCCTGTCGCGCCTGCCATCGCGGCATGTCCATGGCGATTCGCGGGGAGGAGGAGGTTTGCCTGGCCTGCCACGGCAACGAGGGGGATCGCCGGCAGATGATTGCCGGCGGATTCTTGCGCGCCGCCGGTATTCGCGGGCGCATGGCCGATATCGGTGCCGAATTGCGTAAGACCTACAACCACCCGGTGCTGACCGTGCGTGGGGTGCATCGCCGGGGAGAAACCTTGCCCGAGACCGACCCCGGCGCGCCGCGCCATGCCGAGTGCGTTGATTGCCACAACCCCCACCATCTGACCCGCGAGGAGCCCTTTCGCGGCATTCCCGGCAAGCGGGTGGGCAGTTTTATCGCCGATGTCACCCACGAATATGAGCTCTGCTACCGCTGTCACGCCGAGAGCGCCAACCGCCCGGCGCGTTCCAGCAACAAGCACGCTTTGTTTCGCACCAGCAACCCCTCCTTTCATCCCGTCGAAGGCGAGGGCGCCAACGCCTATGTAATCAGCCTGCGCGAGCCCTACACGGCACGCAAGACCCGCCCCGGCGAAATCTCAACCATCACCTGCTCGAGCTGCCACGGCAGCGACGACCCCCAGGGGCCGCGCGGCCCGCACGGCAGTCGCTTTCGCGGGCTGCTCAAGCGCAACTACGAGATGGAAACCGGCCGGCCCGAGTCCGAATACGCCTACGCGCTCTGCTATGGCTGTCATAACCGCAGCAGCATTCTCGGCAACGAGAGCTTCCCCTATCATGCCCAGCATATTCAGGGGCGCCCGGGAATGCGCGATTCGGGCACTTCCTGCTATACCTGCCATGATTCTCACGGCAGCACGCGCTATCCCCACCTGATTCGCTTCAACGAAGATGTGGTGCGCCCCAACGCCGCGGGGCAACTGCGCTATGAGTCTCGCGGCGTGGCCGCGCGCCACGGCAGCTGCATGCTCAATTGCCACGGCGTCGAGCATGCCCCCAAGTCCTATTGA
- a CDS encoding type IV pilin protein: MLTRFHRRDRGRPRGFTLIELIIVMTILGILATIAVPSYQHSVIRARETALAENLYQMRQAIDAHFADHARYPESLDELLQRRYLRTIPVDPFTRSADTWETVPPEPLESGEFAEGWVFDVFSGSDLIGLNGIPYREW, translated from the coding sequence ATGCTCACAAGATTTCATCGGCGCGACCGCGGGCGCCCACGCGGTTTCACCCTCATTGAGTTGATCATCGTCATGACCATTTTGGGCATATTGGCGACCATTGCCGTGCCCAGCTACCAGCACAGCGTGATTCGGGCGCGCGAGACGGCCCTGGCGGAAAATCTCTATCAGATGCGGCAGGCCATCGATGCCCATTTCGCCGATCACGCGCGCTATCCCGAGAGTCTCGACGAATTGCTCCAGAGGCGCTACCTGCGCACCATACCCGTTGATCCCTTCACGCGCAGCGCCGATACCTGGGAGACGGTACCGCCCGAGCCTCTGGAGAGCGGCGAGTTCGCCGAGGGTTGGGTGTTCGACGTGTTCAGCGGCAGCGACCTCATCGGCCTCAACGGCATTCCCTACCGGGAGTGGTAG
- a CDS encoding GspE/PulE family protein — protein sequence MGALAPAQTELILRQMQTSGKTFGETGIEEGLFNDETLAQALARQFQLDYIDLSGVIPDAELQAELPSGLASRYQVLPLERRPEGLVVAISNPTDVGTLDSLELILDTQLILKVASRTRIKRLLERSAGSQRVLQEASEDFKLQLVKETDKGEEVLSLEKLTADTSPIIRLIDSTLYDALNRRASDIHIESNLDGVVIKFRVDGVLYQATEPLDGRFQSPIISRLKVMSELDISERRIPQDGRFKVRIGGRSIDFRVSIMPSIFGEDAVIRILDKETIAADFKGLTLEVLGIAERETRRFRRKIREPYGMVLVTGPTGSGKTTTLYAALTEINTQEDKIITIEDPVEYQLKGVVQIPVNEKKGLTFARGLRSILRHDPDKIMVGEIRDPETAQIAVQSALTGHLVFTTVHANNVFDVLGRFLHMGIDPYNFVSCLNVVLAQRLVRKICPHCSRAVAADREEIEEAGLDWEKYQNHTFYAGEGCKECRGMGFLGRSAIVEMLELNDELRDLILSKAPVSQLKRAAATYGTVFLREAAVEKVLEGTTTLKEINRVTFVERT from the coding sequence ATGGGTGCCCTGGCGCCCGCCCAGACTGAGCTGATCCTGCGCCAGATGCAGACCTCGGGAAAAACCTTCGGCGAAACCGGCATCGAGGAGGGGCTGTTCAACGACGAGACGCTGGCGCAGGCGCTGGCGCGGCAGTTTCAACTCGACTATATCGATTTGTCCGGGGTCATCCCCGACGCGGAATTGCAGGCCGAATTGCCCTCCGGGCTTGCCTCGCGTTACCAGGTACTGCCCCTGGAGCGGCGTCCCGAGGGGCTGGTGGTGGCCATCAGCAATCCTACCGACGTCGGCACCCTTGACAGCCTGGAGTTGATCCTCGACACCCAACTGATCCTCAAGGTGGCCTCGCGCACCCGTATCAAACGCCTGCTCGAGCGCAGCGCCGGCAGCCAGCGCGTGCTGCAGGAGGCCTCGGAAGATTTCAAGCTGCAGCTGGTCAAGGAAACGGACAAGGGCGAGGAGGTGCTCTCCCTTGAAAAACTCACCGCCGACACCAGCCCCATCATCCGCCTGATCGATTCGACCCTCTACGACGCGCTCAACCGGCGCGCCAGCGATATTCACATCGAATCCAATCTCGACGGGGTGGTGATCAAGTTCCGTGTCGACGGTGTTCTCTATCAGGCGACCGAGCCCCTTGACGGCCGTTTCCAGAGTCCGATCATTTCGCGCCTCAAGGTCATGAGCGAGCTCGATATCTCCGAGCGCCGCATTCCCCAGGACGGTCGTTTCAAGGTGCGCATCGGCGGGCGCTCCATCGACTTTCGCGTCTCCATCATGCCGAGCATCTTCGGCGAGGATGCCGTCATCCGTATTCTGGACAAGGAGACCATCGCCGCCGACTTCAAGGGGCTGACCCTCGAAGTTCTAGGGATCGCCGAACGGGAAACCCGCCGCTTCCGGCGCAAGATCCGCGAACCCTACGGCATGGTGCTGGTCACCGGGCCCACCGGCAGCGGCAAGACCACCACCCTGTATGCGGCGTTGACCGAAATCAACACCCAGGAAGACAAAATCATCACCATCGAGGACCCGGTTGAATACCAGCTCAAGGGCGTGGTACAGATTCCCGTCAATGAAAAAAAGGGCTTGACCTTTGCCCGCGGGTTGCGCTCGATTCTACGCCATGACCCGGACAAAATCATGGTCGGTGAAATCCGCGATCCGGAAACCGCCCAGATCGCGGTGCAGTCGGCCCTGACCGGGCACCTGGTGTTCACCACCGTGCATGCCAACAATGTGTTCGACGTGCTGGGACGCTTTTTACACATGGGTATCGATCCCTACAATTTCGTCAGCTGCCTCAACGTGGTGCTCGCCCAGCGTCTGGTGCGCAAGATCTGCCCGCACTGCAGCCGGGCGGTGGCCGCCGATCGCGAGGAGATCGAGGAGGCGGGGCTGGATTGGGAAAAATACCAGAACCATACCTTTTACGCGGGCGAAGGCTGCAAGGAGTGCCGGGGGATGGGATTTCTCGGGCGTAGCGCCATCGTCGAGATGCTTGAGCTCAACGACGAGCTGCGCGATCTGATTTTGAGCAAGGCGCCCGTGTCGCAGCTCAAGCGCGCCGCCGCGACCTACGGCACTGTATTTTTGCGCGAGGCGGCGGTGGAGAAGGTTCTCGAAGGCACGACCACCCTCAAGGAGATCAACCGCGTGACTTTCGTGGAAAGGACCTAG
- a CDS encoding cohesin domain-containing protein, giving the protein MNILMTAFIRRPLALALVVLMLLSGCAPGLPAKAQTSGENLMARGQYDLAVAEFLRAVEADPGSQSARLNLQKASYLAAREHHRRGRDLAAQGHLTEAINEMQVALAYDPSLEIARQDLEGVRRQMRSQRLTDDAETFFRERKFVHARRVLNRALELDSGNRRARGLLERVERSHIAVLDGHELEIASDKPITLRFQDANLQDVFNVLSQLSGINFIFDEDVRAERISVYLEDATFAQALELLLKMKGLNRKVLNPKTIFLFGKGREKQFEDQIIQTFYLSNIDARKAVNLLRTMLQLRRIFVHEELNALVIRDTPEVIRLSQQILEAADRADSEVIFDVELIEVSYGDESRLGTELSAYSLSLGLGRGGRIVSDGLSPGSSTENLVRSLSSLDTFYTLPSATFDFAKTLQDTEVLASPKIRVKNRERAKVHIGSREPVITVTLTGDTQRSDNVQYVDVGVKLNVEPVIQLDNTVVTNLSLEVSSITDRRTLPSGTSVFTITTTNAESVLTLRDGERTVIGGLIRDDKNRTTRSVPLLGDLPLLGSLFTHHQDRTQKREILLSITPHILKSLEMPLPEVATIWSGGEEEFRAGPNFGAFMPDFAPELEKANPAAVPRLVEPRPVSLPVPETRVEEPLEAPLPVTPPAPVTPPPAVAPPPTPVTPPPAVLPPPERPAPPSPTPAPAPAPLPTPAPAPPPAAQVAPRELDETAAALRALPGAPHFGQIFLAGPDQVGTGETFTLTVNVSEVENLYSAPLYLSYDPEQLEFLRAREGDFLRQGQRPTIFTTSLVRPGTVIVGYKQGTSDAGASGGGDLFSVEFRALSRGAAQVEIDRINFRDPRGERIPVIATPKRVEVR; this is encoded by the coding sequence ATGAATATTTTGATGACCGCCTTTATTCGCAGGCCCCTGGCCCTGGCCCTGGTCGTGCTGATGCTGCTGAGCGGATGCGCTCCGGGACTACCCGCCAAGGCGCAAACCAGCGGTGAGAATTTGATGGCCCGCGGCCAATACGACCTCGCCGTGGCCGAATTTCTCCGCGCCGTGGAGGCCGACCCCGGCAGCCAGAGCGCCCGGCTCAATCTGCAAAAGGCCAGTTATCTCGCCGCGCGCGAACATCACCGACGTGGTCGTGATCTTGCCGCCCAGGGCCATTTGACCGAAGCCATCAACGAAATGCAGGTGGCCCTGGCCTATGATCCCTCCCTGGAGATCGCGCGCCAGGATCTTGAAGGGGTGCGGCGCCAGATGCGTTCGCAGCGACTGACCGATGACGCCGAGACTTTTTTCCGCGAGCGCAAGTTTGTTCATGCCAGGCGCGTCCTCAATCGGGCCCTGGAGTTGGATTCCGGCAATCGCCGCGCCCGCGGCTTGCTCGAACGTGTCGAGCGGTCTCACATCGCCGTTCTCGACGGTCACGAGCTGGAAATCGCCTCGGACAAACCCATCACCCTGAGGTTTCAGGACGCCAATCTGCAGGATGTTTTCAACGTTCTCTCACAGCTTTCGGGTATCAATTTTATTTTTGACGAAGATGTTCGCGCCGAGCGGATCAGCGTCTACCTGGAGGATGCTACCTTTGCCCAAGCCCTGGAATTACTGCTCAAGATGAAGGGGCTCAACCGCAAGGTACTTAATCCCAAAACGATTTTCCTCTTTGGCAAGGGCCGCGAGAAGCAGTTCGAGGATCAGATCATTCAAACTTTCTACCTTTCCAACATCGATGCGAGAAAGGCCGTCAACCTGCTGCGCACCATGCTGCAGCTGCGGCGCATTTTCGTCCACGAGGAACTCAACGCCCTGGTCATTCGCGACACTCCCGAGGTGATTCGGCTTTCGCAGCAGATCCTCGAGGCCGCCGACCGCGCGGACTCCGAAGTGATTTTCGATGTCGAGCTGATCGAGGTCAGCTACGGCGACGAATCGCGCCTCGGCACCGAGCTCAGCGCCTACTCCCTGAGCCTGGGACTGGGCCGGGGCGGGCGCATTGTCTCCGACGGGCTGAGCCCGGGAAGCAGCACCGAAAATCTGGTGCGCAGTTTATCCAGCCTTGACACTTTCTACACCCTGCCGTCGGCCACCTTCGATTTTGCCAAGACCTTGCAGGATACCGAGGTGCTGGCCAGCCCCAAGATTCGCGTGAAGAACCGCGAGCGGGCCAAGGTGCATATCGGCAGCCGCGAACCGGTGATCACCGTGACCCTCACCGGAGACACCCAGCGATCGGACAACGTGCAGTACGTGGATGTCGGCGTCAAGCTCAATGTCGAACCCGTCATCCAGCTCGACAATACCGTGGTGACCAACCTCAGCCTGGAGGTCAGCAGCATTACCGATCGCCGCACCCTGCCCAGCGGCACCTCGGTGTTCACCATCACCACCACCAATGCCGAAAGCGTGCTGACCCTCAGGGACGGAGAGCGCACGGTGATCGGCGGTCTGATTCGCGACGACAAGAACCGCACCACGCGCAGCGTGCCCCTGCTCGGTGATTTGCCTCTCCTGGGATCCCTTTTCACCCATCATCAGGACCGCACCCAGAAGCGTGAAATTTTGCTCTCCATCACGCCGCATATTCTCAAGAGCCTGGAGATGCCGCTGCCGGAAGTGGCGACCATCTGGTCGGGGGGCGAGGAAGAGTTCCGCGCCGGACCTAACTTCGGGGCCTTCATGCCGGACTTTGCGCCGGAGTTGGAGAAAGCCAACCCGGCAGCGGTGCCGCGCCTCGTCGAGCCGCGTCCGGTGTCTCTGCCGGTGCCGGAAACCCGCGTGGAGGAACCTCTTGAGGCTCCCCTGCCGGTGACGCCACCCGCACCGGTGACACCCCCGCCGGCAGTGGCTCCGCCGCCCACGCCGGTGACGCCACCGCCGGCGGTGCTGCCGCCCCCGGAGCGCCCAGCGCCGCCGTCCCCAACTCCCGCGCCGGCGCCTGCACCGCTTCCCACTCCGGCACCTGCACCGCCGCCGGCGGCCCAGGTGGCGCCGCGCGAACTCGACGAAACGGCCGCGGCCCTCAGGGCGCTGCCCGGCGCGCCGCACTTCGGTCAGATTTTTCTGGCCGGCCCGGATCAGGTGGGCACGGGAGAGACTTTCACCTTGACGGTGAATGTGTCCGAGGTCGAAAATCTTTACAGCGCGCCCCTGTACCTGAGCTATGACCCCGAGCAGCTTGAGTTCCTCCGCGCCCGCGAGGGGGATTTCCTGCGGCAGGGACAACGGCCGACCATCTTCACCACCAGCCTGGTACGGCCAGGAACGGTGATCGTCGGATACAAGCAGGGCACCAGCGATGCCGGAGCCAGCGGCGGCGGCGATTTGTTCAGTGTCGAATTTCGTGCCCTGAGCCGTGGAGCGGCGCAGGTGGAAATCGATCGCATTAATTTCCGTGATCCCCGGGGCGAGCGCATTCCGGTGATTGCCACGCCCAAACGGGTGGAGGTTCGCTGA
- a CDS encoding PilN domain-containing protein, whose protein sequence is MKLNLNLADRIYVHRRALFAAYVAMATILLVMLVVSLVLFARARGEIADLEQRLGELRERVAVHDDSDVGDLSPAAQRQLLSDIAFANAILERDNFRWTQLLDRLEELVPEGVSIRSILPDHRTGSLNLTVVARGLSEMTAFLDQLMASEHLGGVYLLRQEKTTVTDFAGREREALQFSLTLGEAF, encoded by the coding sequence ATGAAGCTCAACCTGAATCTTGCCGACCGAATTTATGTCCACCGCCGGGCGCTTTTTGCCGCCTACGTCGCCATGGCAACGATCCTGCTGGTGATGCTGGTGGTCAGCCTGGTTCTTTTCGCCCGTGCCCGCGGTGAAATCGCCGATCTCGAACAACGCCTGGGCGAATTGCGTGAACGGGTCGCGGTGCACGATGATTCGGATGTCGGCGATCTCAGCCCCGCAGCTCAGCGGCAGTTGCTCAGCGACATTGCTTTTGCCAACGCCATTCTCGAGAGAGACAATTTTCGCTGGACGCAACTTTTGGATCGTCTCGAGGAACTGGTTCCCGAAGGGGTGTCCATTCGCAGTATTCTGCCCGACCACCGCACCGGCTCTCTCAACCTGACCGTCGTTGCGCGCGGATTGAGCGAAATGACGGCTTTTCTCGACCAACTCATGGCATCGGAGCATCTCGGCGGCGTCTATCTGCTGCGGCAGGAAAAAACCACCGTAACCGACTTCGCCGGGCGCGAACGTGAGGCCCTGCAGTTTTCCCTGACCCTGGGGGAGGCGTTCTGA
- the pilM gene encoding pilus assembly protein PilM, with translation MLRRTYLGLSMGADSLRAVALHRQGKSVRLQGARAFDLKPGLLVPAFREANLTDPGALAEVVGEVLDPLSGREDRVALSLPDQAGRVMLVEVETPFKTKQEGRDILRWQLKKSLPSELGDIHLDFQVLSRSDTGRLKVVVALMERGVLDQYQDLLARAGYHAVLVDFQAFNLYNYYRTRVDMGDDFVFVSIQGRVLSVDIFQDRVLVFHRVRDIADHAERVFQELNRTLVGFQGGLQALRRASAYLHTDWQDREVLHGMLSSLFEKETQLLAPHLERLLPQGSDPSALPDSGILDAVGAGERLLWGAG, from the coding sequence GTGCTGCGTCGCACCTATCTCGGACTCAGCATGGGCGCCGACAGCCTGCGCGCCGTGGCGCTGCATCGCCAGGGAAAGAGCGTGCGGTTGCAAGGCGCGCGCGCCTTCGATCTCAAGCCCGGCCTGCTGGTGCCCGCCTTTCGCGAGGCCAACCTGACCGATCCCGGCGCCCTGGCCGAGGTGGTCGGCGAGGTTTTGGACCCTCTGTCCGGGCGCGAGGACCGGGTCGCCCTGTCGCTGCCCGACCAGGCCGGGCGCGTGATGCTGGTGGAGGTGGAAACGCCCTTTAAAACCAAGCAGGAAGGACGCGACATTCTGCGCTGGCAGCTCAAGAAAAGCCTGCCGAGCGAGCTTGGCGACATTCATCTGGATTTTCAGGTGCTCAGCCGCAGCGACACGGGCCGTCTCAAGGTGGTGGTCGCATTGATGGAGCGAGGCGTGCTCGACCAGTATCAGGATCTGCTCGCGCGTGCCGGCTATCATGCGGTGCTGGTTGATTTCCAGGCCTTTAATCTTTACAACTATTACCGCACCCGGGTCGACATGGGCGATGATTTCGTCTTCGTCAGTATTCAAGGCCGGGTGCTCAGTGTGGATATCTTTCAGGATCGGGTTCTGGTGTTTCATCGGGTGCGCGACATCGCTGATCATGCCGAACGGGTTTTTCAGGAACTCAACCGCACTCTGGTCGGCTTTCAAGGTGGGCTGCAGGCGCTGCGGCGCGCCTCGGCCTATTTGCATACCGATTGGCAAGACCGCGAGGTGCTGCACGGCATGCTGAGTTCGCTGTTTGAAAAAGAAACCCAATTGCTCGCGCCGCATCTTGAGCGGCTGCTCCCGCAGGGGAGCGACCCGTCGGCCCTGCCCGACAGCGGTATCCTCGATGCCGTCGGCGCTGGCGAGCGCCTGCTGTGGGGGGCGGGATGA
- a CDS encoding type II secretion system protein — MHRESGLTFIELVLAMAILAVLAAVTMPLSEIAVKRGKEIELRRALREIRTAIDEYNADWNRAVREQRHIPAIDETGYPESLEDLVSGKDWGGLYPFERKYLRRIPRDPFDRWDEGWGLRAYGDPHDSTVYGGRDVYDVYSQSDGIALDGTPYNSW, encoded by the coding sequence TTGCACAGAGAAAGTGGACTGACGTTCATCGAGTTGGTCTTGGCCATGGCCATTCTGGCGGTCCTGGCGGCGGTCACCATGCCCCTGTCCGAAATCGCGGTCAAGCGCGGCAAGGAAATCGAGTTGCGCCGCGCCCTGCGCGAAATCCGTACCGCCATCGACGAATACAATGCCGACTGGAACCGCGCGGTGCGTGAACAGCGTCACATTCCCGCCATCGACGAGACCGGCTACCCGGAAAGTCTCGAGGATCTGGTGAGCGGCAAGGATTGGGGCGGCCTTTATCCCTTCGAACGCAAGTATCTGCGCCGCATACCCCGGGATCCTTTTGATCGCTGGGACGAGGGCTGGGGGCTGCGCGCCTATGGCGACCCCCATGACTCCACCGTCTATGGCGGGCGGGATGTTTACGACGTGTATTCACAAAGCGATGGGATTGCCCTCGACGGCACCCCTTACAATAGCTGGTAA